From Syngnathus typhle isolate RoL2023-S1 ecotype Sweden linkage group LG13, RoL_Styp_1.0, whole genome shotgun sequence, a single genomic window includes:
- the LOC133165759 gene encoding prostate and testis expressed protein 4-like, whose amino-acid sequence MTPEPWWSAHNRGRTDWPSKYTCGYKKRPHVSEGIAFTNNQQFGEATLNVNMKSLALALSIMLLLAAGEALICHRCVPKQAGENCELTEEACKPGKDSCAAAKFQTLPFGQYQKCMALSDCQMLQRNSFIQIKCCESDLCNTFDE is encoded by the exons ATGACCCCTGAACCCTGGTGGAGTGCACACAACCGTGGACGGACAGATTGGCCGAGCAAATATACATGCGGCTATAAAAAGAGACCTCACGTCAGCGAGGGCATTGCTTTTACCAACAACCAACAATTCGGCGAG GCTACGCTGAACGTTAACATGAAGTCGCTAGCGTTAGCTTTAAGCATCATGCTGCTGTTAGCCGCAG gcgAAGCGCTCATCTGCCATCGTTGCGTGCCAAAACAAGCCGGCGAGAACTGCGAGCTCACAGAGGAGGCATGCAAACCTGGGAAAGATAGCTGCGCCGCCGCCAAGTTCCAAACATTGCCAT TTGGCCAATACCAGAAGTGCATGGCCTTGTCTGACTGCCAGATGCTCCAGAGGAACAGTTTCATCCAGATAAAGTGCTGCGAAAGCGACCTGTGCAACACGTTTGATGAATAA
- the pter gene encoding phosphotriesterase-related protein codes for MGELSGKVQTVLGLLDPDQLGRTMTHEHLTMTFECCYVPPPPEYHQTAENPFQMRHGHWLRQNPYSCHENLLLCQETEAVRDELLAYKKAGGGSVVENTTTGIDRDLPTLRRLAKETGVNIVAGAGYYVDCTHSDDTRKTSVEKLTDIIIGEVLHGADGTDIRCGVIGEIGTGWPITDSERKVLQAAAHAQAQLGCPVIIHPGRNAAAPAEVVRILQEAGGDIGKTVMSHLDRTIFSYSELLDFAENGSYLEYDLFGLETLNYVFNRDVDMPSDSQRINALVFLVKEGYEDKIVIAHDIHTKDRLCKYGGHGYSHILLNIVPKMLTRGISQTQVDKILVDNPKRWLTFK; via the exons ATGGGCGAGCTGAGCGGAAAGGTCCAGACCGTCTTGGGTCTGCTGGACCCAGACCAGTTGGGCCGCACCATGACCCACGAGCACCTGACCATGACCTTTGAGTGCTGCTACGTACCCCCGCCACCAGAGTACCACCAAACAGCCGAGAACCCCTTCCAGATGCGCCACGGACACTGGCTGAGGCAGAACCCGTACAGCTGCCACGAGAACCTGCTCCTGTGCCAGGAAACGGAGGCTGTGCGTGATGAGCTGCTGGCCTACAAGAAGGCGGGCGGCGGGAGCGTGGTGGAGAACACCACCACGGGCATTGACCGGGATCTGCCCACCCTCAGGAGGCTGGCCAAAGAAACCGGGGTCAACATCGTGGCGGGGGCCGGCTACTATGTGGACTGCACGCACTCGGACGATACGAGGAAAACGAGTGTGGAGAAG CTGACAGACATCATCATAGGCGAGGTCCTCCACGGTGCCGATGGGACGGACATCCGCTGCGGCGTGATCGGTGAGATCGGCACCGGCTGGCCCATCACGGACAGCGAGAGGAAGGTGCTGCAGGCGGCGGCCCATGCCCAAGCCCAGCTCGGCTGCCCGGTCATCATCCATCCCGGCCGCAACGCCGCCGCTCCGGCCGAGGTCGTCCGCATTCTTCAGGAAGCAGGGGGCGACATCGGCAAGACGGTCATGTCGCATCTGGACAG GACCATCTTCAGCTACTCTGAACTTCTGGATTTCGCTGAGAACGGGAGTTACCTGGAATACGACCTCTTTGGATTGGAGACTCTTAACTACGTCTTCAACCGGGACGTGGACATGCCCAGTGACAGCCAGAGAATCAACGC CTTGGTCTTCCTGGTGAAAGAAGGCTACGAGGACAAGATCGTGATCGCGCACGACATCCACACCAAGGACCGCCTGTGCAAGTACGGCGGCCACGGCTACTCGCACATCCTGCTCAACATTGTGCCCAAGATGCTGACGCGGGGCATCTCACAGACGCAGGTAGACAAGATTCTGGTAGACAACCCCAAACGCTGGCTCACCTTCAAATGa
- the LOC133165752 gene encoding complement C1q-like protein 3, whose protein sequence is MIATGVCGVALVLVLMVLIPAMVNSAGTPARYEMLGACQMVCDPQGTTTVPAKAASEPVKDNRLVQSLPTFIQGPQGEPGRAGRTGPRGPVGEPGPPGPAGPPGERGAPGPPGPSGASGPTGAISAATYNTVPKIAFYAGLKKQHEGYEVLKFDDVVTNLGNHYDPATGKFTCSIPGIYYFTYHVLMRGGDGTSMWADLCKNNQVRASAIAQDADQNYDYASNSVVLHLEPGDEIYIKLDGGKAHGGNNNKYSTFSGFMLYAD, encoded by the exons ATGATCGCGACCGGTGTGTGCGGCGTGGCGCTGGTTTTGGTTCTGATGGTGCTCATCCCGGCCATGGTCAACTCCGCCGGAACCCCAGCCCGCTACGAGATGCTCGGCGCCTGCCAAATGGTGTGCGACCCCCAGGGGACCACCACGGTGCCAGCGAAGGCGGCCAGTGAACCGGTCAAAGACAACCGCCTGGTGCAATCGCTGCCCACCTTCATTCAGGGTCCGCAAGGCGAGCCGGGACGCGCGGGGAGGACGGGTCCGAGGGGCCCCGTGGGGGAGCCCGGACCGCCCGGACCCGCCGGCCCGCCTGGGGAACGAGGAGCGCCCGGTCCTCCGGGTCCATCGGGAGCGAGCGGACCCACGGGGGCCATTAGCGCGGCCACGTACAACACGGTGCCAAAGATTGCCTTCTATGCAGGACTCAAGAAGCAACACGAGGGCTATGAGGTGCTCAAGTTCGACGACGTGGTCACCAACCTGGGCAACCACTATGATCCGGCTACCGGCAAGTTCACGTGCTCCATACCGGGGATTTACTACTTCACGTATCACGTGCTGATGCGTGGTGGCGACGGAACCAGCATGTGGGCAGACCTCTGCAAGAATAACCAG GTGCGAGCCAGTGCCATTGCGCAGGACGCCGACCAGAACTACGACTACGCCAGCAACAGCGTGGTGCTGCACCTAGAGCCCGGCGACGAGATCTACATCAAGCTGGACGGTGGCAAGGCGCACGGCGGCAACAACAACAAGTACAGCACCTTTTCGGGCTTCATGTTGTACGCCGACTGA